The Ignavibacteriales bacterium sequence AGCGGACGCGGTCCACGCTCGTTGCATTTTACTCACCTACCGCCAAAATGCACAATTAGAATCTTTACGGTTAATGGTGAATTAGTTAATGAGATCCAACACGATAATCCGCTTAGCGATGGAACTGCAGATTGGAATATGCTAACAAAAGACAATCTTTCTATTTCTTATGGTGTTTATGTCTATCAAATAGATGCACCTGGGGTTGGAGCGAAGATTGGCAAATTTGCAGTAATTAAATAATTGTTATCGGACGAAAAAATTAAGGAGTGAGTCGTGATAAAAATAAAATTATTATTTGGATTGATTTTAGCTGCGGCACTTCTGCAACCAATAAATGGGCAGCAAGTTACAAAAACAGGAACCTCCGCCGCTAAATTCTTAAGTATCGGATTGGGCCCGAGAGCAAATGCAATGGGTGGAGCATTTTCTTCGATCGCTAATGATGCTTCTGCCATGTATTGGAACCCGGCCGGCATTTCAAACGTTAATGAGGTACAAACTTTATTTACTTATACTAAATTGTTCGCTGATATTAATGTTAATTATTTTGGCTTAGTAATGCCTCTCAGTAGTGTTGGAACTATTGGAATTAGTATTACTGCAATGAATGTCGGTGACATGTATGTTACAACAGAACTTTATCCTGAAGGTACAGGAGAAAAATTTTCAGCAGGCAGTTATGCATTTGCACTTTCATTTGCACGAAATATTACAGAAGAATTTGCTGTAGGTGCAAACGTGAAGTATATCCGCGAAAATATTTATAATTCTTATGCGGATGCATTTGCATTCGATATCGGGACCATTTTTAAAACACCATTCTATGGTGTTCGCTTTGCAAGTAGTATATCAAATTATGGATCGAAAATGCAAATGAGTGGTCAAGATCTTCTTATACGCCATATCGCAGACGCGACTAGAGCCGGAAGTAATAATACTCTTGATGCAAATCTTGCAACTGAACAATTCGACCTTCCATTGCGATTACAAGTCGGTATCTCGAGAGATTTTCAAATTCTCAATCAAAACAGATTTACAATTTCTGTAGATGCAATTCACCCAAATGATAATAATCAGTGGGTCGATGTCGGTGGAGAGATTTCTTTATTCAACGATCTAATTTCTTTTAGAGGAGGTTACAAAGCTCTTTTCTTAAAAGAAACTCAAGAAGGTTTGACTCTTGGTGCAGGTATTAAATATGATGGATTAAAGTTTTTCAAAATATCGATTGATTATTCGTTTCAAAAATTGCAATATCTTGATAACGTCCACAGTTTCGGTGTGATGTTAAGTTTTTGAAGTTATTAAAAAAATTCCATTTTATAATGGATAAACTCAAAACCAACTAATGGAGGCACAATGAAAAAGTACGCATTACTTTTTGTAGTTCTCTTCTTCGGCGCTTGGATTTCAACTGCAGTTGCACAGACTTTCAATGTTACATTTCAGGTGGACATGTCTGTACAAATTGCAAAGACAACATTTGATCCAACTAAAGATGTAATTCAAGTA is a genomic window containing:
- a CDS encoding PorV/PorQ family protein encodes the protein MIKIKLLFGLILAAALLQPINGQQVTKTGTSAAKFLSIGLGPRANAMGGAFSSIANDASAMYWNPAGISNVNEVQTLFTYTKLFADINVNYFGLVMPLSSVGTIGISITAMNVGDMYVTTELYPEGTGEKFSAGSYAFALSFARNITEEFAVGANVKYIRENIYNSYADAFAFDIGTIFKTPFYGVRFASSISNYGSKMQMSGQDLLIRHIADATRAGSNNTLDANLATEQFDLPLRLQVGISRDFQILNQNRFTISVDAIHPNDNNQWVDVGGEISLFNDLISFRGGYKALFLKETQEGLTLGAGIKYDGLKFFKISIDYSFQKLQYLDNVHSFGVMLSF